From Dasypus novemcinctus isolate mDasNov1 chromosome 8, mDasNov1.1.hap2, whole genome shotgun sequence, the proteins below share one genomic window:
- the SLC2A6 gene encoding solute carrier family 2, facilitated glucose transporter member 6 translates to MQEPLLGAEGRDYDTFPERPPSPPGDSARVGALWNKRVLLATLAAVLGNFSFGYALVYTSPVIPALERSRELDVRLTKAQASWFGSVFTLGAAAGGLSAMVLSDLLGRKLSIMFSGRALGGRPRAGHAPGSQVVRAEGRLTGRALESASCPKGRKGLGEPGRKP, encoded by the exons ATGCAGGAGCCCCTGCTGGGAGCCGAGGGCCGGGACTACGACACCTTCCCCGAGAGGCCGCCCTCGCCGCCGGGCGACAGCGCGCGGGTCGG gGCCCTGTGGAACAAGAGGGTGCTGCTGGCCACCCTGGCCGCCGTGCTGGGCAACTTCAGCTTCGGCTACGCCCTGGTCTACACGTCGCCCGTCATCCCGGCCCTGGAGCGCTCCCGGGAGCTGGACGTGCGCCTCAccaaagcccaggcctcctggttCGGG TCCGTGTTCACCTTGGGCGCGGCGGCGGGGGGCCTGAGCGCCATGGTGCTCAGCGACCTCCTGGGCCGCAAGCTGAGCATCATGTTCTCCGGCCGTGCCCTCGGCGGCCG cccccgcgCAGGCCATGCTCCCGGATCGCAGGTCGTCAGGGCTGAGGGGCGGCTCACGGGGAGGGCTCTGGAGTCTGCCTCGTGCCCAAAAGGCAGGAAAGGCCTGGGGGAGCCGGGGAGGAAGCCCTGA
- the CACFD1 gene encoding calcium channel flower homolog — protein sequence MLMTTQTSRCAAASPAPYANDYRDPSGAFVVARRVPPPMLMSAASPRRPRAGRRRGPGSRAFVRVAGVADGGAMSGSGGVSVAPAGSAPPAQEEAMTWWYRWLCRLSGVLGAFSCGISGLFSCVTVHPLNIAAGVWMIMSAFVLLLCEVPFCCPFVEFASTVAEKADRLRSWQKAIFYCGMAVVPVVISLTLTTLLGNAVTFATGALYGLAALGKKGGAGSYARIQQQKPQLEEEALDAAL from the exons ATGCTAATGACTACACAGACCTCTCGGTGTGCGGCGGCGAGCCCCGCCCCCTATGCTAATGACTACAGAGATCCCTCGGGCGCATTCGTCGTGGCACGGCGGGTTCCGCCCCCTATGCTAATGAGCGCTGCCTCTCCCAGAAGGCCGCGCGCCGGCCGCCGACGTGGGCCCGGCTCCCGAGCCTTTGTGAGGGTCGCGGGCGTTGCCGACGGCGGCGCCATGAGCGGCTCGGGCGGGGTGTCGGTGGCACCCGCCGGGTCCGCGCCGCCGGCGCAGGAGGAGGCCATGACGTGGTGGTATCGCTGGCTGTGTCGCCTGTCGGGGGTGCTGGGGGCCTTCT CCTGCGGGATCTCCGGCCTCTTCAGCTGTGTCACCGTCCACCCGCTCAACATCGCGGCCGGCGTGTGGATGAT CATGAGCGCCTTCGTCCTGCTGCTGTGTGAGGTGCCCTTCTGCTGCCCGTTCGTGGAGTTCGCCAGCACGGTGGCAGAGAAGGCGGATCGGCTGCGCTCCTGGCAGAAGGCCATCTTCTACTGCGG GATGGCCGTCGTCCCTGTCGTCATCAGCCTGACCCTGACCACGCTGCTGGGCAACGCCGTCACCTTTGCCACCGGGGCGCTGTACGGACTGGCCGCCCTGGGCAAGAA GGGCGGCGCTGGCTCCTACGCGCGGATCCAGCAGCAGAAGCCGCAGCTGGAGGAGGAGGCGCTGGACGCGGCGCTGTGA